In a genomic window of Corvus hawaiiensis isolate bCorHaw1 chromosome Z, bCorHaw1.pri.cur, whole genome shotgun sequence:
- the TMEM38B gene encoding trimeric intracellular cation channel type B isoform X1, translated as MELWQVPLSFSRLRMFPFFDLAHYVASVLALKEQRGAVEVSVRSPLACWFSAMLYCFGGSVLSSLMLGEPPVAFLAKTINILLASSVWYLVFYCPEDIFCRCFSFLPLRLLVAGMKEVTRTWKITDGIAHADIVYKDAWLVMVAVGWARGAGGGLISNFEQLVRGVWKPETNELLKMSYPVKVTLIGAVLFTLQRRQYLPIARHNLVFLYTIFLVVFKVKMMLTRCATSPLAPFEAALGQIFFGSRKTPSKVKGEGATSSNGSSVCDQPSEQHQEGAKKKQAKKTE; from the exons ATGGAGCTGTGGCAGGTGCCGCTGAGCTTCTCCCGCCTCCGCATGTTCCCTTTCTTCGACCTGGCGCATTATGTCGCCTCCGTCCTGGCGCTGAAGGAGCAGCGGG gagCTGTGGAAGTGTCAGTCCGAAGTCCATTGGCCTGCTGGTTTAGTGCAATGCTTTATTGCTTTGGGGGTTCAGTTTTGTCTTCGTTGATGCTTGGTGAACCTCCAGTAGCATTTCTGGCAAAGACCATAAATATTCTACTGGCATCCTCAGTCTG GTACCTAGTGTTTTATTGCCCAGAGGACATATTCTGCCggtgcttttcctttctgcctcTTCGTCTTCTGGTGGCAGGAATGAAAGAAGTGACAAGGACGTGGAAGATCACAGATGGCATTGCACATGCAGACATTGTCTACAAAGATGCCTGGCTTGTCATGGTAGCTGTGGGCTGGGCCAGAG gtgctggtggtggccTAATTTCCAACTTTGAGCAGTTGGTGAGAGGAGTGTGGAAACCTGAAACCAATGAGCTCCTGAAGATGTCCTa CCCTGTGAAGGTGACTTTGATAGGAGCAGTTCTTTTCACCCTGCAACGCAGACAGTACTTGCCAATAGCAAGACACAACCTTGTGTTTTTATACACCATCTTTCTTGTTGTCTTCAAG GTAAAAATGATGTTGACAAGATGTGCAACTTCTCCACTTGCTCCCTTTGAGGCTGCATTGGGCCAAATCTTTTTTGGCTCGCGAAAGACACCTTCCAAAGTGAAGGGTGAAGGTGCCACATCTTCCAACGGCTCTTCAGTCTGTGACCAGCCTTCTGAGCAGCACCAAGAGGGTGCtaagaaaaaacaagcaaagaaaacagaataa
- the TMEM38B gene encoding trimeric intracellular cation channel type B isoform X2 — translation MLYCFGGSVLSSLMLGEPPVAFLAKTINILLASSVWYLVFYCPEDIFCRCFSFLPLRLLVAGMKEVTRTWKITDGIAHADIVYKDAWLVMVAVGWARGAGGGLISNFEQLVRGVWKPETNELLKMSYPVKVTLIGAVLFTLQRRQYLPIARHNLVFLYTIFLVVFKVKMMLTRCATSPLAPFEAALGQIFFGSRKTPSKVKGEGATSSNGSSVCDQPSEQHQEGAKKKQAKKTE, via the exons ATGCTTTATTGCTTTGGGGGTTCAGTTTTGTCTTCGTTGATGCTTGGTGAACCTCCAGTAGCATTTCTGGCAAAGACCATAAATATTCTACTGGCATCCTCAGTCTG GTACCTAGTGTTTTATTGCCCAGAGGACATATTCTGCCggtgcttttcctttctgcctcTTCGTCTTCTGGTGGCAGGAATGAAAGAAGTGACAAGGACGTGGAAGATCACAGATGGCATTGCACATGCAGACATTGTCTACAAAGATGCCTGGCTTGTCATGGTAGCTGTGGGCTGGGCCAGAG gtgctggtggtggccTAATTTCCAACTTTGAGCAGTTGGTGAGAGGAGTGTGGAAACCTGAAACCAATGAGCTCCTGAAGATGTCCTa CCCTGTGAAGGTGACTTTGATAGGAGCAGTTCTTTTCACCCTGCAACGCAGACAGTACTTGCCAATAGCAAGACACAACCTTGTGTTTTTATACACCATCTTTCTTGTTGTCTTCAAG GTAAAAATGATGTTGACAAGATGTGCAACTTCTCCACTTGCTCCCTTTGAGGCTGCATTGGGCCAAATCTTTTTTGGCTCGCGAAAGACACCTTCCAAAGTGAAGGGTGAAGGTGCCACATCTTCCAACGGCTCTTCAGTCTGTGACCAGCCTTCTGAGCAGCACCAAGAGGGTGCtaagaaaaaacaagcaaagaaaacagaataa
- the TAL2 gene encoding T-cell acute lymphocytic leukemia protein 2 has translation MTRKIFTNTRERWRQQNVNSAFAKLRKLIPTHPPDKKLSKNETLRLAMRYINFLVKVLGEPGLQQTAVAPRGSILGFFQQAPHLQSMEELTLIENCGVSCPSMSSNIAECWSESSSPSRQ, from the coding sequence ATGACAAGAAAGATCTTCACCAACACCAGGGAGAGGTGGAGGCAGCAAAATGTCAACAGCGCCTTTGCCAAGCTGAGGAAACTCATTCCCACTCACCCACCAGACAAAAAACTGAGCAAGAACGAGACACTCCGGTTGGCCATGAGATACATCAACTTCCTTGTCAAGGTCCTGGGAGAGCCAGGCCTCCAGCAGACAGCAGTGGCACCTCGGGGCAGCATCCTGGGGTTCTTCCAGCAAGCCCCACACTTGCAGAGCATGGAAGAGCTGACACTGATTGAAAACTGTGGTGTCTCCTGTCCCAGCATGAGCAGCAATATAGCAGAGTGTTGGTCAGAGTCATCATCCCCTAGCAGACAGTGA